The Candidatus Paceibacterota bacterium sequence AGCAGAGTTTCCAAACCCCACCACAATTGGATTGAGGCTGTTGACGTTAGTGGAGAAGTTGTTCTGGATGTTTGTAACATTGTTTTGGATATTAGTGATCTGTCCTTGGAGATTCTGGACATCCGCCTGTGAGGGTGAACCCTGAAGGGTGATGTTGCCTCCTCCACCAGAGTAGCTGATGTAGTTGTTGATGACTGGGGTGGATGAGGAGTATGGAAGGGAGTAGATTTCAGCTTGGAGAGTGTTGTTTAGAACAGAGAGTCTTCGATTTAATTCTTCTTCAGTTACTCCTTGGATGATGGTTTGGTTGAGGGTGATGGGATGGTTTGTCGGAGGAGGACTAACAGAAACAGTGTTAGTGGTAATTTCAGTGACAGTGTTATTTTTTGGCGCAGGAGGAGGAGTAATAATTTGGACTTTCGCTGCTGGAGCCTCTTCTTTATTAAAAAGATTTAAAAATGATTTAAAAAAGCTGGCGATTGAATCTAATACATTCGCTCCAAGTGAGGAGTAGCTCTTGCCTACCTCGTTTGGCAAACTGGCATAGACTCCAGCCACCTCTTTGATTGGTTCAGTGAAAGCGGAGTTAGTATTTAGAGCAAGACGACCGTTTTTAAGGTCTAGAGAATTATTCGCTTCTCTCTTTAGTGGGATGGGGATGGTTTCTTCTTTGGCCAGAGCTTTAGTGGAGTCAAAGAAAGAGCGGAGTATTAGAAAAGTGGCTAGAGCGAGAAGAGTGGTTTTAGTGAAAAGATGCTTCATTTAATCCCCTGAAGGTGGTTAAGGTTATTCTAACAAAAGATTAAGAGGAAAGGAAAGGGTGGGTAGAGTGTGGGAGATGCAAAAAGGAGGGGCAGCTTCGCGGCCCATCCTTTTTGCATAAAGCCTAAGCAGAAAGAGTGATGTATAATCTAAAATAATGGAAAAATATCTGCTTTTCGAGGTAGTTGGAGACCCTAGCAAGGATTTGGCGGGGACGGCCGTGGTGTCAAATCTTGCCCTAAAATATCCGGATCGAAAAATTATCGTTACCACTCTCTTCCCCGAAGTTTGGTTGCATCATCCGAGTGTATTCCGGGTATATAAATTAGGTAATACTCAATATTTTTTTGACGATTACATCGAAAAAAAGGACACTTTAATTTTCCGGCTTGATCCATTTTTAACCGAAAACTTTATTTATCGCCGAAAACATATTATTGAGATCTGGTCAGACCTCTGCAATGTTCCTTACGAAATTAAAATCCCTCAAATTTACTTCACTGCTCGCGAACGGGAGGCTACAGAAAAAATGACTAAGCGACCAAAGCCTTTATTTTTCTTTGAAACTAGAGCCTTGCTTAATACTCCACCTTTTGATATTTGGAAAGCTGTACCAAAAATTAATTCCCTTCCCTTCTCGACCATCATGGCAGTGGTGACTGCGATGCAAAAAGAAGGGTTTCATCCGATACACATTAAGCGTCTAGATGAGCCGGAGCTAAGCGGTATTGAGTGGATTAATCTCCCAATTCGTCAACTACTTTGCGCCGTAAAGCTTGGTGCGGAAAATCTTTTCCTTAATTCCTTTATGATGCAGGCCGCCGCCGCAGATATGGCGGCGGCTACTATAATTTCTGATCCGGCCGACTGGCGAGTCTGGGGTTATGAAAATTTAGACCATCTCTCTACTTCCTCGTCTGCCGATATTATTCAAAATCTTATCCCGTGAAAACACTCTCAGAAAAACCGAAAATTATTTTTAATATCGCTGGCGGCTTTGGTAAGAATATTGCCGCTTCAGCGGTAGTGCGACTGCTTTCGGAAAAATATCCCCATCATTCCATGATCGTCACTTCTCCATACAAAGATGCCTGGGCTAATAACCCATACGTTGAGAAGGTGGTGGATTTGGAAAAAACTCCGGAGTTTTTTGAAACCTATCTAAAATCCGGTGAGAATATCCTTTTCCTGCAAGATCCTTATAACACTGAAGATTTTGTATACAAAAGAAAACACTTGATCGAAATTTGGTGTGATATCTGCGGCATAAAATATGATGGCAGTATGCCTCAACTTTTCTTTACGGAAAAAGAACGTGAAAAAGTAAAAGCGGCATTGCCTCAAGACAAGCCACTCTTTATTATTCAAACTAGCGGAGGCTATATAAACCAGTCTTATCCTATTTCGTGGGCTAGAGATTTGCCTCTCGGTACGGCACAGGAGATCGTCAACCGGATGAGAAATGAAGGCTACGAGGTTATTCATATTCGGCGCGAAAATCAATATGGTTTGGAGGGAGCAATTCGACCGCCACTTGATAGTCTGCGAGAATTTCTGTGTGCTCTCCAATTCACAGATAGGCGTCTTTTGATTGACTCTGCCCCCGAGCATGCGGCCGCCGCTTTAGCTCTTTCTTCTACTGTAGTTTGGATCGTCAACTCGCCGAACGTTTTTGGTTATAAAATGCATCACAATATTTTGCCGCAGATCGAAGAAAAATTCCGCCACAATCCCGACGCTTATCTGGATAGATACAATATCTGGGGTACTCTGCACGAGCATCCCTATGATACGGATCAGATTTTTAATGTGGAAGAGATTATAAAAACTCTTTTAGAATAGTCAGTATTTGGATAAATCTTGATAGATGTTTTTCATCTTCTCGGCCGCCGATTTCCAAGAATAGCGGCGGCATATTTCAAGGCCTTTTTCGATTCGGATTCTTTTATCTTCAGCCGGTAGTGAGAGAAGGTTGAGTAGAGCTCGTTCAATTGATCCTTTAGTGGTGCCGCAATTAATAGCGATTTCCTCAGAGAGGAAATCGCTCATCCCATCCACAAAAGAAGAAAGTAAAATTGATTTTGAAGCGAGAGCTTCCAGCGCCACTATTCCAAATGGCTCATGAATGGAGGGCATGATAACTGCATCGGCCGCGCACATGGCATTAATCTTGTCTTGCCCGTAAAGTGGCCCTATGTAATGAACGTTTGATTCGTTTTTAACTTTCTCTAGCATGCGCTGAAAGACTTGGGCTTCGCCTCCATTATCCGCTCCGATAAATATAAGATCAATACCATCTGGAATTCTGGCTTCGCATAGCGCCATTACCCCCTTCATCAAAGCTAGCCGACCAATATATATGAGTTTGATTCTGCCGGTTCCCGGAAGTTTAAAAGGAGCAAGCGACTGCCACTCAGAAAGTTCAATACCATTCGGAACTACTTCTGACTTCTGCTCAAAGTTTTCCGCACCTTTAAATCTGTTTCTGTATCCTTCAGATACGTGAATAATCTTTTTGGCTTTGCGAAGTCCGTAGAGTTCAATTTCGCAGTGAGTTTTGTGGAGCCAGGCGCCGTCAACCGTTTGAGAATTATG is a genomic window containing:
- a CDS encoding glycosyltransferase family 4 protein, whose product is MKKRIQIIVPDKIKNPVGGLGVQLKHMMENLEKDFDFDIIGQPEDNGWPNYTSVYNPMPAIQHGSITTIAGQIAYFAAGIEKPKPDIVHAYDWSTYLAGAYTADFFKVPLVVTMNLSINLLEKSGITYSHNSQTVDGAWLHKTHCEIELYGLRKAKKIIHVSEGYRNRFKGAENFEQKSEVVPNGIELSEWQSLAPFKLPGTGRIKLIYIGRLALMKGVMALCEARIPDGIDLIFIGADNGGEAQVFQRMLEKVKNESNVHYIGPLYGQDKINAMCAADAVIMPSIHEPFGIVALEALASKSILLSSFVDGMSDFLSEEIAINCGTTKGSIERALLNLLSLPAEDKRIRIEKGLEICRRYSWKSAAEKMKNIYQDLSKY